One part of the Vidua macroura isolate BioBank_ID:100142 chromosome 14, ASM2450914v1, whole genome shotgun sequence genome encodes these proteins:
- the CYSLTR1 gene encoding cysteinyl leukotriene receptor 1 — MTALSPNLSCHHHSIDDFRNSVYSTLYSMISIMGFVGNGVVLYVLIRTYRQKTAFQIYMLNLALSDFLCVLTLPLRVIYYVHKGHWFFSDFLCRLSSYALYVNLYCSIFFMTAMSFFRCIAIVFPVRNIKLVSEKKAKFLCIGIWVFVTLTSAPFLRNGTYQHGNKTKCFEPPENSHKTNMVVILNLIALFVGFIFPFITITICYTMIIRTLLRNSLRKNEANRRKAVWMIVIVTTTFLVSFMPYHVLRTVHLHALRLRGPGCGDTMFLQKAVIVTLPLAAANCCFDPLLYFFSGGNFRQRLTTLRKASSSSLSQAFRKKISLKDKDEEPSGESQRENGKAAVVPL; from the coding sequence ATGACAGCGCTGTCCCCCAACCTGTCGTGCCACCACCACTCCATCGACGACTTCCGCAACAGCGTCTACTCCACGCTCTACTCCATGATCAGCATCATGGGCTTTGTGGGGAACGGCGTGGTGCTGTACGTGCTGATCCGCACGTACCGGCAGAAAACGGCCTTCCAGATCTACATGCTCAACCTGGCCCTGTCCGACTTCCTGTGCGTGCTCACCCTGCCCCTGCGCGTCATCTACTACGTGCACAAGGGCCACTGGTTCTTCAGCGACTTCCTGTGCCGCCTCTCGTCCTACGCGCTCTACGTCAACCTCTACTGCAGCATCTTCTTCATGACGGCCATGAGCTTCTTCCGCTGCATCGCCATCGTCTTCCCGGTCCGCAACATCAAGCTCGTGTCGGAGAAGAAGGCGAAGTTTTTGTGCATTGGCATCTGGGTGTTCGTCACCCTGACGAGCGCGCCCTTCCTGCGGAACGGGACGTACCAGCACGGCAACAAGACCAAGTGCTTCGAACCGCCGGAAAATTCCCATAAGACAAACATGGTGGTGATCCTGAATTTAATCGCCCTCTTCGTGGGCTTCATCTTCCCCTTCATCACCATCACCATCTGCTACACCATGATCATCCGCACCCTGCTGCGGAACTCCCTGCGCAAGAACGAGGCCAACCGCCGCAAGGCCGTGTGGATGATCGTCATTGTCACCACCACGTTCCTGGTGAGCTTCATGCCGTACCACGTCCTGCGCACGGTGCACCTGCACGCGCTGCGCCTGCGCGGCCCCGGCTGCGGGGACACCATGTTCCTGCAGAAAGCCGTCATCGTcaccctgcccctggcagctgCCAACTGCTGCTTTGACCCCCTCCTCTACTTCTTCTCCGGGGGAAACTTCCGGCAGAGACTCACCACGCTGAGGAAGGCGTCCTCCTCCAGCTTGTCGCAAGCCTTCAGGAAAAAGATCTCCTTGAAGGACAAGGACGAGGAACCCTCTGGAGAAAGCCAGAGGGAGAATGGAAAGGCAGCTGTTGTGCCTTTGTAA